The Maylandia zebra isolate NMK-2024a linkage group LG4, Mzebra_GT3a, whole genome shotgun sequence genome includes a window with the following:
- the swsap1 gene encoding ATPase SWSAP1, protein MADILSLVFRTFMSQSDLKKDVKVITPSPTTCSTLVVGDHSLSRSVLLLASVTAAAEMGIKVMFFTQTQIQSLPPSLQRCVPNLSPESLKKIKFSYPRTVEELLQQVASLHEPTNTSPTPPSLIIVDRLESFLSGPGGSSQSGFHPGERSCAAHIAALLCDTAAFLTQVLEQRGSSSAPCRIIASFLSEVNAGGDPSGTDPILDVLDRYFQVRCTLDQDSGYEATAAAVQEVWHIYLSGRGITDPSFTEDYNDRPGVAQEWKLFIFPDGLMEFKLV, encoded by the exons ATGGCTGATATTTTGTCGCTCGTTTTTCGGACGTTTATGTCACAATCCGATTTAAAGAAGGACGTCAAAGTTATTACTCCGTCACCAACGACCTGCAGCACCCTGGTGGTCGGAGACCACAGCCTCAGCCGCTCCGTGCTGCTTTTGGCTTCCGTCACAGCTGCCGCGGAGATGGGCATAAAAGTGATGTTCTTTACCCAGACTCAGATCCAGAGCCTTCCACCGTCTCTGCAGAGATGTGTTCCCAACCTGAGCCCAGAAAGTCTAAAG AAAATCAAGTTTTCCTATCCCAGGACAGTGGAGGAACTCCTCCAGCAGGTGGCTAGCCTTCATGAGCCTACCAACACGTCCCCTACACCTCCTTCACTCATCATAGTCGACAGACTCGAGAGCTTCCTGTCTGGTCCTGGGGGCAGCAGCCAAAGTGGATTTCACCCTGGGGAGAGGTCTTGCGCTGCGCACATTGCTGCGCTGCTGTGTGACACTGCTGCCTTTCTCACGCAAGTCCTGGAACAGCGGGGTTCAAGTTCAGCCCCCTGCCGCATTATTGCCTCTTTCTTGTCGGAGGTGAACGCTGGTGGGGATCCATCTGGAACAGATCCTATCCTTGATGTACTTGACCGCTATTTCCAGGTACGCTGTACTCTGGACCAGGACAGCGGCTATGAAGCTACAGCAGCTGCTGTACAGGAAGTGTGGCACATTTACCTTTCTGGGAGAGGAATCACAGACCCTTCTTTTACTGAAGACTATAACGACAGGCCAGGTGTAGCCCAAGAGTGGAAGCTCTTCATTTTTCCTGATGGTTTAATGGAGTTTAAGTTGGTCTGA
- the znf653 gene encoding zinc finger protein 653 isoform X1, with protein sequence MAKMAHQLAEVEAPLDTNQAGEQGKGVLRRCRGRPRLTDSDRAQRRLESRKKYDVRRVYLGESHKLWSDLRRRTGLSDAGLAEYLILLNSTYGEKYQQKYCGKKIAPEVSAKQKRGRKQCVSSLQSLVCWYQQHSHSCPHEPQLRALETQSNFSTTAVWQCEGNHSFVQYLFSPLGEASDSEHEEGVNRDSDGECAVKTDVSVAKNIVSRKRRKEAHRQLKDVGLNVDVSEEHQEAVSQVEEVVVPTPEASVLASSKDAPLTGQPIWEVEMVRQQGSLTAAFHSVPTEEEEETEDLRQGKDGGEEERLTEEEVRTVRHDYECVMTASLADELDKSDEDLVLSQSLSGSVRLSAQTELSVPPTMQVQEQSELFEPQTLQTVVTGCEIPDQRTALEGSQLIIITGPSYEALASEGIQLNMGGGNVEEVTCTVIGGVTYNQVCTADSKIRTAEDEDSMTGMTDKQLLQPSVDTLELGSDRQLQRSLSRSKRSRRGPVIEADGMLKMFHCPYEGCSQVYVAISSFQNHVNLVHRKGRTKVCPHPGCGKKFYLSNHLHRHMIIHSGVRDFICETCGKSFKRKNHLEVHRRTHTGETPLQCEICGYQCRQRASLNWHMKKHTPEAHYNFTCEFCDKRFEKLDSVKFHKLKSHPDKQAT encoded by the exons ATGGCCAAGATGGCGCATCAGCTGGCAGAAGTGGAGGCTCCCCTGGACACAAACCAAGCCGGGGAGCAAGGAAAGGGTGTTTTGAGGCGCTGTAGGGGGCGACCCAGGCTCACAGACTCCGACCGAGCGCAGAGGCGGCTGGAATCCAGAAAGAAGTACGATGTCAGGAGGGTGTACCTCGGAGAGTCGCACAAGCTGTGGAGTGATCTCCGCAGGCGGACCGGTCTGAGCGACGCCGGGCTGGCAGAATATCTCATCCTACTCAACTCCACCTATGGAGAAAAATACCAGCAGAAATACTGCGG gaAGAAGATTGCCCCAGAAGTCTCGGCAAAACAGAAAAGAG GCAGGAAGCAATGTGTGTCCAGCCTCCAGAGCCTGGTGTGTTGGTACCAGCAGCACTCGCACTCTTGCCCACACGAGCCCCAGCTTAGAGCTCTAGAGACCCAGTCCAACTTCTCCACCACTGCAGTCTGGCAATGTGAAGGCAACCACTCGTTTGTGCAATACCTTTTCTCACCTCTGGGGGAGGCAAGTGACTCTGAGCATGAGGAGGGAGTGAACAGGGACAGCGATGGAGAGTGTGCAGTCAAAACAGACGTGTCTGTAGCAAAAAACATAGTAAGCCGGAAGAGAAGGAAGGAGGCTCACAGACAGTTGAAAG acGTGGGATTAAATGTGGATGTTTCTGAGGAACATCAGGAAGCTGTAAGCCAGGTAGAAGAGGTTGTAGTTCCAACCCCTGAAGCCAGCGTACTGGCCTCTTCCAAGGATGCTCCGCTGACAGGGCAGCCTATCTGGGAAGTGGAGATGGTGCGACAGCAAGGCTCCCTCACAGCGGCTTTTCACTCCGTccccacagaggaagaggaggagactgAAGATCTGAGGCAAGGTAAGGATGGAGGGGAAGAAGAACGCCTCACAGAAGAGGAAGTCAGGACTGTTAGGCACGATTACGAGTGCGTTATGACGGCATCCTTAGCTGATGAACTTGACAAGTCTGATGAGGACTTGGTGCTGTCGCAGAGCCTGAGTGGCTCAGTGCGCCTGAGTGCTCAGACAGAACTGTCAGTCCCACCGACCATGCAGGTCCAAGAGCAGAGCGAACTGTTTGAGCCTCAGACTCTGCAAACGGTGGTGACCggctgtgagattcctgaccaGAGGACGGCTTTGGAGGGCTCACAG TTAATTATCATCACTGGCCCCAGCTACGAAGCCCTGGCATCCGAGGGAATCCAACTCAACATGGGAGGCGGAAATGTGGAGGAAGTCACCTGCACCGTCATTGGGGGCGTCACCTACAACCAGGTGTGCACGGCTGACTCGAAAATCAGAAcagcagaggatgaggactcCATGACAG GTATGACTGACAAACAACTGCTGCAGCCCAGTGTTGACACTTTGGAGCTGGGCAGTGACAGACAGCTGCAGAGGAGTCTGAGCAG GTCAAAGAGAAGCAGACGAGGCCCGGTGATCGAGGCTGATGGGATGCTCAAGATGTTCCACTGTCCGTATGAGGGTTGCAGTCAAGTCTATGTAGCAATTAGCAGCTTTCAG AATCACGTGAACCTAGTTCACAGGAAAGGAAGGACAAAGGTTTGCCCCCACCCTGGCTGTGGAAAGAAATTCTACCTGTCGAACCATCTGCATCGCCACATGATCATCCATTCTG GCGTTAGAGATTTTATCTGTGAGACTTGTGGAAAGTCATTTAAACGCAAAAATCACCTGGAGGTTCACAGGCGGACGCACACAGGAGAAACACCACTCCA ATGTGAAATCTGTGGCTACCAGTGTCGCCAGCGCGCATCCCTGAACTGGCACATGAAGAAACACACTCCAGAGGCCCACTACAACTTCACCTGTGAGTTCTGTGACAAGAGGTTCGAGAAGCTGGACAGTGTCAAATTCCACAAGTTAAAGAGTCACCCAGACAAGCAGGCAACCTGA
- the znf653 gene encoding zinc finger protein 653 isoform X2 produces the protein MAKMAHQLAEVEAPLDTNQAGEQGKGVLRRCRGRPRLTDSDRAQRRLESRKKYDVRRVYLGESHKLWSDLRRRTGLSDAGLAEYLILLNSTYGEKYQQKYCGKKIAPEVSAKQKRDVGLNVDVSEEHQEAVSQVEEVVVPTPEASVLASSKDAPLTGQPIWEVEMVRQQGSLTAAFHSVPTEEEEETEDLRQGKDGGEEERLTEEEVRTVRHDYECVMTASLADELDKSDEDLVLSQSLSGSVRLSAQTELSVPPTMQVQEQSELFEPQTLQTVVTGCEIPDQRTALEGSQLIIITGPSYEALASEGIQLNMGGGNVEEVTCTVIGGVTYNQVCTADSKIRTAEDEDSMTGMTDKQLLQPSVDTLELGSDRQLQRSLSRSKRSRRGPVIEADGMLKMFHCPYEGCSQVYVAISSFQNHVNLVHRKGRTKVCPHPGCGKKFYLSNHLHRHMIIHSGVRDFICETCGKSFKRKNHLEVHRRTHTGETPLQCEICGYQCRQRASLNWHMKKHTPEAHYNFTCEFCDKRFEKLDSVKFHKLKSHPDKQAT, from the exons ATGGCCAAGATGGCGCATCAGCTGGCAGAAGTGGAGGCTCCCCTGGACACAAACCAAGCCGGGGAGCAAGGAAAGGGTGTTTTGAGGCGCTGTAGGGGGCGACCCAGGCTCACAGACTCCGACCGAGCGCAGAGGCGGCTGGAATCCAGAAAGAAGTACGATGTCAGGAGGGTGTACCTCGGAGAGTCGCACAAGCTGTGGAGTGATCTCCGCAGGCGGACCGGTCTGAGCGACGCCGGGCTGGCAGAATATCTCATCCTACTCAACTCCACCTATGGAGAAAAATACCAGCAGAAATACTGCGG gaAGAAGATTGCCCCAGAAGTCTCGGCAAAACAGAAAAGAG acGTGGGATTAAATGTGGATGTTTCTGAGGAACATCAGGAAGCTGTAAGCCAGGTAGAAGAGGTTGTAGTTCCAACCCCTGAAGCCAGCGTACTGGCCTCTTCCAAGGATGCTCCGCTGACAGGGCAGCCTATCTGGGAAGTGGAGATGGTGCGACAGCAAGGCTCCCTCACAGCGGCTTTTCACTCCGTccccacagaggaagaggaggagactgAAGATCTGAGGCAAGGTAAGGATGGAGGGGAAGAAGAACGCCTCACAGAAGAGGAAGTCAGGACTGTTAGGCACGATTACGAGTGCGTTATGACGGCATCCTTAGCTGATGAACTTGACAAGTCTGATGAGGACTTGGTGCTGTCGCAGAGCCTGAGTGGCTCAGTGCGCCTGAGTGCTCAGACAGAACTGTCAGTCCCACCGACCATGCAGGTCCAAGAGCAGAGCGAACTGTTTGAGCCTCAGACTCTGCAAACGGTGGTGACCggctgtgagattcctgaccaGAGGACGGCTTTGGAGGGCTCACAG TTAATTATCATCACTGGCCCCAGCTACGAAGCCCTGGCATCCGAGGGAATCCAACTCAACATGGGAGGCGGAAATGTGGAGGAAGTCACCTGCACCGTCATTGGGGGCGTCACCTACAACCAGGTGTGCACGGCTGACTCGAAAATCAGAAcagcagaggatgaggactcCATGACAG GTATGACTGACAAACAACTGCTGCAGCCCAGTGTTGACACTTTGGAGCTGGGCAGTGACAGACAGCTGCAGAGGAGTCTGAGCAG GTCAAAGAGAAGCAGACGAGGCCCGGTGATCGAGGCTGATGGGATGCTCAAGATGTTCCACTGTCCGTATGAGGGTTGCAGTCAAGTCTATGTAGCAATTAGCAGCTTTCAG AATCACGTGAACCTAGTTCACAGGAAAGGAAGGACAAAGGTTTGCCCCCACCCTGGCTGTGGAAAGAAATTCTACCTGTCGAACCATCTGCATCGCCACATGATCATCCATTCTG GCGTTAGAGATTTTATCTGTGAGACTTGTGGAAAGTCATTTAAACGCAAAAATCACCTGGAGGTTCACAGGCGGACGCACACAGGAGAAACACCACTCCA ATGTGAAATCTGTGGCTACCAGTGTCGCCAGCGCGCATCCCTGAACTGGCACATGAAGAAACACACTCCAGAGGCCCACTACAACTTCACCTGTGAGTTCTGTGACAAGAGGTTCGAGAAGCTGGACAGTGTCAAATTCCACAAGTTAAAGAGTCACCCAGACAAGCAGGCAACCTGA
- the epor gene encoding erythropoietin receptor, giving the protein MMTCEILSRLLALCAIACIARAGSTLQDARDFEEKVSILLKEEPETPKCFAEGRKDFTCFWEEDEERAGSVHQYSFTYTYQNENSSRCPLSAVPAAGGKMLIVCHLNRIQMFVQMDIQVHREGILIHNRSLLIELVFLLDPPANVTVSSTGQQGQLNVSWVPPPLKYMDDSMMYEVFYSLADSHIGQVEVARACSEYILRGLQFSRKYKVQVRVKLDGVSYNGYWSAWSDPVFMETLPTEFDPLIISLTLIISFIFIVLCLAMLLSHHRFLIKKIWPAIPTPDSKFQGLFTIYGGNFQEWLGQTNGGLWLTPAFIYSEECPSPLEVLSELSLCPSLPSPPLPPKASRALSAVRNEGRELRNGVEERALLVKDNLDGETDGERAAPHHHWLLDRLRALHQHQVPCSQSSLLESQDTYVTLSANNNSNDERVDSNLEEALPLEALFPSGNTALCESHSDLGSAPQSSGSGCISSQSSFEYPNHAWMAKGPGYTYMAVADSGVSMDYSPMSRVDENGKVPVYTNEYKNMIPAHRKPFLVRQYPVHGDG; this is encoded by the exons ATGATGACATGTGAGATTCTGAGTAGACTGTTGGCACTTTGCGCGATAGCCTGCATCGCGCGAGCGGGTTCCACCCTCCAAGACGCTCGAGATTTCGAGGAGAAAG TGTCCATTCTCCTGAAAGAAGAACCAGAAACCCCCAAATGCTTTGCTGAAGGGAGGAAGGACTTCACGTGCTTCtgggaggaagatgaggagagaGCTGGCTCTGTGCATCAGTACTCCTTTACATACACCTACCA aaatgaaaacagcagcaggtgCCCCCTCAGTGCCGTCCCTGCAGCAGGTGGGAAAATGCTGATTGTATGCCATCTGAACCGAATTCAGATGTTTGTCCAAATGGACATCCAAGTTCATCGGGAGGGAATACTGATACACAATCGCAGCCTCCTCATCGAACTCGTCT TTCTTCTGGATCCTCCTGCTAATGTAACAGTGAGCAGCACAGGTCAGCAAGGCCAGCTGAATGTCAGCTGGGTGCCACCTCCTCTGAAGTACATGGATGACAGCATGATGTATGAGGTCTTCTATTCTCTGGCTGACAGCCACATTGGGCAG GTTGAAGTGGCCCGGGCATGCTCAGAATATATCTTGAGAGGCCTGCAGTTCAGTAGAAAGTACAAGGTTCAAGTCCGTGTAAAACTGGATGGAGTTAGCTACAATGGCTACTGGAGTGCTTGGAGTGACCCAGTGTTCATGGAAACTCTTCCTACAG AATTTGATCCACTCATCATCTCCCTGACGCTCATCATCTCTTTCATCTTCATTGTCCTGTGTCTTGCTATGCTCCTGTCCCATCATAG GTTCCTTATAAAGAAGATTTGGCCAGCTATTCCAACTCCTGACAGCAAATTTCAGGGTCTTTTTACCATTTATGGTGGGAACTTTCAG GAGTGGTTAGGGCAAACCAATGGAGGTTTGTGGTTGACGCCAGCTTTCATCTACTCAGAAGAATGCCCCTCTCCTCTGGAAGTACTCTCAGAACTGAGCCTATGCCCCTCACTGCCCTCTCCACCTCTGCCACCCAAGGCCTCTAGAGCTTTGAGTGCAGTCAGGAATGAGGGCAGGGAATTGAGGAATGGGGTTGAAGAGAGAGCACTGTTGGTAAAAGACAATTTAGATGGCGAGACAGATGGGGAAAGAGCCGCACCGCACCACCACTGGTTACTGGACCGCTTGCGGGCACTCCACCAGCACCAGGTTCCCTGCTCGCAGTCTTCTCTGCTGGAGTCTCAAGACACCTACGTCACCCTCAGTGCCAACAACAACAGTAACGATGAGCGCGTGGATAGCAACCTTGAGGAAGCCTTGCCCCTTGAGGCTCTTTTTCCCTCTGGAAATACAGCATTGTGTGAATCTCACTCTGACCTGGGATCAGCGCCTCAAAGCTCTGGATCAGGTTGCATTTCTTCCCAGTCCAGTTTTGAGTACCCAAACCATGCCTGGATGGCCAAGGGCCCCGGGTACACCTACATGGCAGTGGCAGACTCTGGGGTCTCAATGGACTATAGCCCCATGAGCAGAGTTGATGAAAATGGAAAAGTGCCCGTCTACACTAACGAGTACAAGAACATGATCCCTGCTCACAGGAAACCCTTCTTGGTGAGGCAGTACCCTGTCCATGGTGATGGCTGA
- the rab3db gene encoding RAB3D, member RAS oncogene family, b → MASTESRLQQQPSQKDAADQNFDYMFKLLIIGNSSVGKTSFLFRYADDSFTSAFVSTVGIDFKVKTVFRNDKRIKLQIWDTAGQERYRTITTAYYRGAMGFLLMYDITNQDSFNAVQDWATQIKTYSWDNAQVILVGNKCDLEDDRLIPTEDGQRLAEELGFQFFEASAKDNINVKQVFEHLVDVICEKMNESMEGDANLIANHSNQGLKDSPSESHGGCAC, encoded by the exons ATGGCATCAACTGAGTCGCGGCTCCAGCAGCAGCCCTCGCAGAAGGATGCAGCCGACCAGAACTTTGACTACATGTTCAAGCTGCTGATCATTGGCAACAGCAGCGTGGGGAAAACTTCCTTCTTGTTCCGCTATGCCGACGACTCCTTCACCTCCGCTTTCGTCAGCACCGTGGGCATTGACTTCAAGGTCAAGACTGTCTTCCGCAATGACAAGAGGATCAAGTTGCAGATCTGG GACACGGCAGGGCAAGAACGCTATCGCACCATCACCACAGCCTACTACAGAGGAGCCATGGGCTTCCTGCTCATGTATGATATCACTAACCAGGACTCCTTCAACGCAGTTCAGGACTG GGCAACACAAATCAAGACATACTCGTGGGACAATGCTCAGGTGATCCTGGTTGGTAACAAGTGTGACCTGGAGGATGACAGGCTTATACCCACAGAGGATGGCCAGCGACTGGCTGAGGAGCTAG GTTTTCAGTTCTTTGAGGCCAGTGCCAAGGACAACATCAACGTCAAGCAGGTGTTTGAACATCTAGTGGATGTTATCTGTGAGAAGATGAACGAGAGCATGGAAGGAGACGCCAACCTCATAGCCAACCACAGCAACCAGGGCCTTAAAGACTCACCTTCAGAGAGCCACGGGGGCTGTGCTTGCTAA